One part of the Sardina pilchardus chromosome 5, fSarPil1.1, whole genome shotgun sequence genome encodes these proteins:
- the LOC134079614 gene encoding NEDD4-binding protein 2-like 1 gives MGRRRWRKLIIMRGLPGSLKTDKANELLKEYDGGIIVSADDYFRNGPNGEMVNFDPSKLWVAHMKAQRKASDALSRKENPVIIDNINMEFQYMYPYVFMGFRKGYWIEFEDLMDEEASPNDFHRRCKYKIPLEKFEKWKASYRRVRHIYQILRDPESRRKWKNYRW, from the exons ATGGGAAGAAGGCGCTGGAGAAAGCTAATAATTATGAGAGGTCTGCCAGGGTCACTAAAGACGGACAAAGCTAA TGAGCTCTTAAAAGAGTATGACGGTGGAATAATTGTGAGTGCGGATGATTACTTTCGAAATGGTCCAAATGGTGAGATGGTCAACTTTGACCCCAGCAAACTCTGGGTCGCTCACATGAAGGCCCAGAGGAAGG CTTCGGACGCTCTGTCAAGGAAAGAAAATCCTGTCATCATTGACAACATCAATATGGAATTTCAGTACATGTATCCTTATGTTTTCATG GGTTTTCGTAAAGGATATTGGATTGAGTTTGAAGATTTAATGGATGAGGAGGCTTCCCCCAATGACTTTCACag GCGCTGTAAATACAAGATCCCTTTGGAGAAGTTTGAAAAATGGAAGGCTTCCTACAGAAGAGTAAGACATATTTATCAAATTCTACGTGACCCAGAGTCAAGACGCAAGTGGAAGAACTACCGCTGGTGA